The stretch of DNA CCTGTTCGGGGTCAAGGTTGACCGCGCGCGCGTGCGCGATCCGGCCCGCCAGGTCCTGCTGCTGCTCGGCCCATTGCCGGGCGGCCATGGGGCCGGGGCAGAGCCGGTCGACAATGGCTGCTTCCTGCGGCAGGAGAGGGGCCGCGCTGCCGGCGCCGGCGCGGGTCAGCCGGGCGAGCGCCAGCATGGTCAGGTCGGTCAGCATCTCGTAGGTGGCGGCGTTCTCGCGACCGGGCGCGAGCGAGGCGAGGCCCGCGATCGCCTCGCGGTCCATGCGCGGCGCGCCTTCGAGAAGCGACAGGATGCGGGGATAGATCTCGGCGCCGTTCCCTTCGAGAAAGCGCACGGCATCGCCGGCCGATCCGCCGGTCAGCGCGTGCAGAAGCGGCAGCGCATCAAGCGGCTGGCCCGCCTGCGCCAGCGCCCGGCCCATGTCCTCCTCGGAGAGGGGGGAGAGCCGCAGCACCCGGCAGCGCGAGCGGATGGTCGGCAGAAGGCGCGCGGGCTGGTGGCAGACCAGCAGCAGCGTCGCATCCGCCGGGGGTTCCTCGAGCAGTTTCAGCAGCGCGTTGGCGGCGGCGGTGTTCATCTCGTCGGCGGCGTCGATGATGGCGGTGCGCCGCCCGCCATCGGTGGCCTTGAGGCTGAAGAAGCCCTTGAGGCGGCGGATCTCCTCGACGCCA from Halovulum dunhuangense encodes:
- a CDS encoding DNA polymerase III subunit delta' yields the protein MSDDPDTPEADRVGGAPHPRETVELFGQTAAEAAFLDAFASGRMHHAWMLTGPRGVGKATLAWRIARFLAAGPAAPDTGLFGDTAPTLDMAPDHPVFRRSLSLGEPRIALCRRGVDEKTNRLRTQLGVEEIRRLKGFFSLKATDGGRRTAIIDAADEMNTAAANALLKLLEEPPADATLLLVCHQPARLLPTIRSRCRVLRLSPLSEEDMGRALAQAGQPLDALPLLHALTGGSAGDAVRFLEGNGAEIYPRILSLLEGAPRMDREAIAGLASLAPGRENAATYEMLTDLTMLALARLTRAGAGSAAPLLPQEAAIVDRLCPGPMAARQWAEQQQDLAGRIAHARAVNLDPEQVILDMFLTIDRMSARIAALPA